A single window of Poecilia reticulata strain Guanapo linkage group LG10, Guppy_female_1.0+MT, whole genome shotgun sequence DNA harbors:
- the LOC108166640 gene encoding uncharacterized protein LOC108166640, with translation MWERGVKWDEELPPDLSKKWQQWCSELPQLHQLTIPRWHKMBMQQLNSQDVKLHVFCDSSERAYSAVAYLQGKTKEGEMIMSLVATLKRMTLPQLELMGAIIAARFGNTLVKALQLDQTRLHLWTDSMIVLHWIRSSAGRWKQFMSNRVTEIQSLTDPQAWSHCQRKINPADLPTRGLFVQELIQSTWWWHGPCRLTLPDQSENIQELVQENGVRSEMRSKHQVAVHLVNQDAKYLKPMLELEKYSKLRTAWIRRFITKARSSAKISGELTIEVFEKAEKLWIKVTQNQCFKSEIDMLKQDKCLNTDSKIRELKPFLDEDELLSVGGRLQQSELELSTEKDTHEFYLVITDTQKY, from the coding sequence ATGTGGGAGAGAGGAGTAAAGTGGGATGAAGAACTGCCACCTGATTTGTCAAAGAAGTGGCAGCAATGGTGTTCAGAGCTCCCTCAACTSCACCAATTGACAATCCCACGATGGCACAAAATGRACATGCAACAACTGAACAGTCAGGATGTAAAGTTACATGTGTTTTGTGACTCAAGTGAACGAGCCTACAGTGCAGTCGCCTATCTGCAAGGAAAAACTAAGGAGGGAGAAATGATAATGAGTCTGGTGGCTACACTTAAAAGGATGACACTGCCACAACTGGAGCTAATGGGAGCCATAATAGCCGCCAGGTTCGGGAACACGCTCGTTAAAGCTCTTCAACTAGACCAAACCCGGTTACATTTATGGACAGACTCTATGATAGTGCTGCATTGGATTCGAAGCTCTGCCGGTAGGTGGAAGCAGTTCATGTCCAACAGAGTTACAGAAATCCAGTCTCTAACTGATCCACAGGCATGGTCGCATTGCCAAAGGAAAATCAATCCAGCTGATCTTCCCACCAGAGGGTTGTTTGTCCAAGAGCTGATCCAGAGCACATGGTGGTGGCATGGACCTTGCAGACTAACATTACCTGATCAGTCAGAAAACATCCAGGAACTTGTTCAGGAAAATGGGGTGAGATCTGAAATGAGATCCAAACACCAGGTTGCGGTACACTTGGTCAATCAAGATGCCAAGTACTTAAAACCAATGTTAGAGCTGGAAAAATACAGCAAGCTAAGGACAGCCTGGATAAGGAGATTTATCACAAAAGCTCGCTCAAGTGCAAAAATCAGTGGTGAGCTGACAATAGAAGTGTttgaaaaggcagaaaaactCTGGATAAAGGTGACTCAGAATCAATGTTTCAAGTCAGAAATTGACATGCTGAAGCAAGATAAATGCCTCAACACCGACTCTAAAATTCGAGAACTGAAACCATTTCTGGATGAAGATGAGCTGCTTTCTGTTGGAGGAAGGCTGCAACAATCTGAACTTGAACTTTCAACAGAGAAAGACACCCATGAATTTTACCTGGTCATCACAGATACGCAGAAATATTAG
- the LOC103471603 gene encoding uncharacterized protein LOC103471603, producing MMHAGVRDTLVQTRERYWIMRARQVVKKVVSICTFCKKFNAKVGQQTTAPLPKNRITESPPFEVTGVDFTGPLYVKEQGSTRKSYVALFTCAVTRAVHLELVSDLSTKNFLLALKRIISRRGLCKVIYSDNAMTFKRAKQDLKKLWESIKDPQLQNVFSEKGITWRFIAERASWWGRFWERVVRSVKVILRKVLGRAKLSFKEVWTTLAEAEAIINSRSLTYVHIDVDEPQPLTPAHFLVGQRLTGLPPRVFSADTNHPTATKEEMTRRWRYRQRLMTNFWNRWRKEYLLDLRSAHRCDSPTPSNLQVGDVVLIGEDKTPRQSWKLGRIEELFPGRDGLVRSCAVRTTAGTVWRRPVQFLYPLEI from the coding sequence ATGATGCATGCAGGTGTACGAGACACTTTAGTGCAAACTAGAGAAAGATATTGGATCATGAGAGCACGCCAAGTGGTCAAGAAAGTTGTGTCAATATGCACATTTTGTAAGAAGTTCAATGCCAAGGTGGGACAACAGACTACTGCACCACTGCCAAAAAATAGAATCACAGAATCCCCACCATTCGAGGTCACAGGTGTAGACTTTACAGGGCCGCTCTATGTAAAGGAACAAGGCTCCACGAGAAAATCATATGTTGCACTGTTTACCTGTGCTGTAACTAGAGCAGTCCACCTAGAGCTGGTTTCAGACCTATCCACAAAAAACTTTCTGCTGGCTCTAAAAAGAATCATCTCAAGAAGAGGCTTGTGTAAAGTGATCTACTCAGATAACGCAATGACATTCAAGAGAGCTAAACAGGATTTAAAGAAGCTCTGGGAGAGCATTAAAGATCCACAGCTGCAAAACGTCTTCTCTGAGAAGGGTATCACCTGGAGGTTCATTGCTGAACGAGCATCCTGGTGGGGAAGATTTTGGGAGAGAGTCGTCAGGTCAGTAAAAGTAATCCTACGAAAGGTACTCGGCAGAGCAAAACTAAGTTTTAAAGAAGTGTGGACGACTCTTGCTGAAGCAGAGGCTATAATAAATTCCAGATCTCTAACATACGTGCACATTGATGTGGATGAGCCACAGCCTCTGACACCTGCACACTTCTTAGTGGGCCAAAGACTGACTGGTTTGCCTCCAAGAGTATTCTCAGCTGATACTAACCATCCAACAGCAACCAAGGAAGAGATGACCCGGAGATGGCGCTACAGGCAAAGACTCATGACCAACTTCTGGAATCGATGGAGGAAGGAATACTTGTTGGACTTAAGATCAGCGCATCGGTGTGACTCCCCGACGCCGTCCAACCTGCAGGTGGGGGATGTAGTGCTCATTGGAGAGGACAAGACTCCAAGGCAGAGCTGGAAGCTGGGAAGAATTGAAGAACTGTTTCCAGGCCGTGATGGACTGGTGAGATCGTGTGCTGTCCGAACGACAGCCGGGACTGTTTGGCGGCGACCAGTCCAGTTTCTATATCCTTTGGAAATTTAG